In Ferribacterium limneticum, a genomic segment contains:
- the mutS gene encoding DNA mismatch repair protein MutS — protein sequence MVKDAAPDLSKHTPMMRQYLALKASHPNTLLFYRMGDFYELFHEDAEKAARLLDITLTTRGQSAGVPIKMCGIPFHSLEPYLARLVKLGESAVICEQIGDPATSKGPVERAVARIVTPGTLTDAALIDDKQDIWLLAVTTIRNTAGLARLNLASGEFVLLEVPTDQIPAALERIRPAEILYPESWTPNFGLDVARTRQPDWYFEFDSARRLLCDQFEVASLAGFGAEGLKPAVAAAGALLQYAQATQAGKLTHLRGLTVEIEGAYLGLDLATRRNLELTETLRGQPSPTLFSLLDNCVTSMGSRLLRHTLHHPLRERDLPAARHGAVEFLLDDYGRIAGEIRRGLRGIADIERIAGRIALRNARPRDLASLRESLARLDGLRAPLAGTISPLVAQLFGDLDTPFATLDLLIRSIGAEPSAQIRDGGVIAPGFDADLDEYRSLNDNCGAYLVDMEARERERTGISSLKVEYNKVHGFYIEVTHANTEKIPEDYRRRQTLKNAERYITPELKAFEDKALSAQERALAREKLLYEAILDELQPVIPTLQVIARAVAHLDLLAGFAETALKRNWCKPEFAEEIGLTVEGGRHPVVEGELANNAETFIANDCLLAENRRLLLITGPNMGGKSTYMRQVALIALLAHIGCYTPADRCVLGPLDRIFTRIGASDDLASGRSTFMVEMTEAAAILHHATANSLVLMDEIGRGTSTFDGMALAFAILRHLIDKNRCLTLFATHYFEMTRLSHEYTELANVHLGAVEHNDRIVFMHAVEEGPANQSYGIQVAALAGIPTAVVRAARKQLREFEQRATVDPLQPDLFAQDFSPEAPEPAEPEPHPALDHLAAIDPDSLTPREALDALYALKGLLR from the coding sequence ATGGTTAAAGACGCCGCGCCCGACCTTTCCAAACACACGCCGATGATGCGTCAATATCTGGCGCTCAAGGCCAGCCACCCGAACACGCTGCTGTTCTACCGGATGGGCGATTTCTACGAGCTTTTTCATGAAGACGCAGAAAAGGCAGCGCGCCTGCTCGACATCACGCTGACCACGCGCGGCCAGTCGGCTGGCGTGCCGATCAAGATGTGCGGCATCCCCTTCCATTCGCTGGAGCCTTACCTCGCCCGTCTGGTCAAGCTCGGCGAATCGGCCGTGATCTGCGAGCAGATCGGCGACCCGGCGACCAGCAAGGGGCCAGTCGAGCGCGCTGTGGCACGTATCGTCACGCCCGGCACGCTGACCGATGCGGCGCTGATCGACGACAAGCAGGACATCTGGCTGCTGGCTGTAACCACCATCCGCAACACCGCCGGTCTGGCCCGGCTCAACCTGGCCAGCGGCGAATTCGTGCTGCTCGAAGTCCCGACAGACCAGATTCCGGCTGCTTTGGAACGCATCCGCCCGGCCGAAATCCTTTACCCGGAAAGCTGGACGCCCAATTTCGGCCTCGACGTTGCCCGCACCCGGCAGCCAGACTGGTATTTCGAATTCGACTCGGCCCGCCGCCTGCTCTGCGATCAGTTTGAAGTCGCTTCGCTCGCCGGTTTCGGCGCCGAAGGGCTGAAGCCGGCCGTTGCCGCTGCCGGCGCCCTGCTCCAATACGCCCAGGCAACGCAGGCCGGAAAATTGACCCATTTACGCGGGTTGACCGTGGAAATCGAAGGCGCTTACCTCGGCCTCGACCTCGCCACGCGGCGCAATCTGGAATTGACCGAAACCCTGCGCGGCCAGCCATCGCCGACGCTGTTTTCACTGCTCGACAACTGCGTGACCAGCATGGGCTCGCGCCTGCTCCGTCACACGCTGCATCACCCGTTGCGCGAACGCGATCTGCCTGCCGCTCGCCACGGCGCTGTCGAATTCCTGCTCGACGATTACGGCCGCATCGCCGGCGAAATCCGTCGCGGCCTGCGCGGCATCGCCGACATTGAACGCATCGCCGGCCGTATCGCCCTGCGCAACGCCCGACCGCGTGACCTAGCCAGCCTGCGCGAATCGCTGGCCCGCCTCGATGGCCTGCGCGCCCCGCTGGCCGGCACTATCTCGCCCTTGGTCGCGCAACTATTCGGCGATCTCGACACACCGTTCGCCACGCTCGATCTGCTCATCCGTTCCATCGGCGCCGAACCATCCGCCCAGATTCGCGACGGTGGCGTCATCGCCCCGGGCTTCGATGCCGATCTCGACGAATACCGCTCGCTAAACGACAACTGCGGCGCCTATCTGGTCGACATGGAAGCCCGCGAACGCGAGCGCACCGGCATCAGCAGCCTCAAGGTCGAGTACAACAAGGTGCATGGCTTCTACATCGAAGTCACGCACGCCAATACCGAGAAAATCCCGGAAGACTACCGCCGCCGGCAAACGCTGAAGAATGCCGAGCGCTACATCACGCCGGAGCTCAAGGCTTTTGAGGACAAGGCACTGTCGGCCCAGGAACGCGCGCTGGCCCGCGAAAAGCTGCTCTACGAGGCCATTCTCGACGAACTCCAACCGGTCATCCCGACCCTGCAAGTCATCGCCCGCGCCGTTGCCCATCTCGACCTTCTGGCCGGCTTTGCTGAAACCGCCCTCAAGCGCAACTGGTGCAAGCCCGAATTTGCTGAAGAAATCGGGTTGACCGTGGAAGGCGGCCGTCACCCGGTGGTTGAGGGCGAACTGGCCAACAATGCCGAAACCTTCATCGCCAACGATTGCCTGCTCGCCGAAAACCGCCGCCTGCTGCTCATCACCGGCCCGAACATGGGCGGTAAATCGACCTACATGCGGCAAGTCGCGCTGATCGCCCTGCTCGCCCACATCGGCTGCTACACGCCGGCCGACCGCTGCGTGCTCGGCCCGCTCGACCGCATTTTCACCCGCATCGGCGCCTCCGACGATCTGGCTTCCGGCCGTTCGACTTTCATGGTCGAAATGACCGAAGCCGCCGCCATCCTGCACCACGCGACAGCCAACAGCCTCGTCCTGATGGACGAAATCGGCCGCGGCACGTCCACGTTCGACGGTATGGCCCTGGCCTTCGCCATCCTGCGCCATCTGATCGACAAGAATCGCTGCCTGACGCTGTTCGCCACGCACTATTTCGAGATGACCCGGCTGTCACACGAATACACCGAACTGGCCAACGTCCACCTCGGCGCCGTCGAGCACAACGACCGCATCGTCTTCATGCACGCCGTCGAGGAAGGCCCGGCCAACCAGAGCTACGGGATTCAGGTCGCCGCACTGGCCGGCATTCCGACCGCCGTCGTCCGCGCCGCCCGCAAGCAGCTCCGCGAATTCGAACAACGCGCCACGGTTGATCCGCTCCAGCCGGACCTTTTCGCCCAGGATTTTTCGCCAGAAGCGCCCGAGCCAGCCGAGCCTGAGCCACACCCGGCCCTCGACCACCTCGCCGCCATCGACCCGGACAGCCTGACGCCACGCGAGGCGCTCGATGCGCTCTATGCGTTGAAGGGTTTGCTTCGGTGA
- the menD gene encoding 2-succinyl-5-enolpyruvyl-6-hydroxy-3-cyclohexene-1-carboxylic-acid synthase, giving the protein MTDTGTLNFSWSQAMIAGFVAAGASDAVISPGSRSTPLALAMLRQPRLRCHVAVDERSAAFFALGIAKASRRPVLVLATSGTAPANWLPAVIEASQSGVPLLLISADRPPELQDCGANQTVVQIGLFGAHVRASHALGTPHDGFDPAYLHRLAARAYELATWPHPGPVHINQPFREPLMPLAETAEAEIPESIRVAPPTLHPPPEAIRDFAGYISGQPGIIVCGEMPGLRENSNAIAALAERLNAPILAEPLSGLRYGDHDRSHLCVRYNHWLADQTFVEKQQPEWVLRFGAFPVTRNLQNYVGGIRQNHAVVEPWPRWNDPAHRLTHLFRAEPADVCIALLAESLVAAPGSWRQDFADQDAAAAKGADAGHIAAMLEEIPDATPFFIGNSLAIRQLDSLSGSGDKAIHFYGNRGASGIDGNISTAMGIAAFHGNVVALLGDLTTQHDLGGLALAQGRNAVIVAVNNAGGGIFDHLPQRHLPEFEQGWRTPQQINFEHAALTFGLGFGRADSIDDFRRVLRAALAAGGPHLIELQMP; this is encoded by the coding sequence ATGACCGATACCGGTACGCTCAATTTTTCCTGGTCGCAGGCCATGATCGCCGGCTTTGTCGCGGCGGGTGCCAGTGATGCTGTCATTTCCCCCGGCTCGCGCTCGACGCCGCTGGCGCTGGCCATGTTGCGCCAGCCCCGGCTGCGCTGCCATGTTGCGGTCGACGAGCGAAGTGCGGCATTTTTCGCGCTTGGCATCGCCAAGGCCAGCCGGCGGCCTGTACTGGTGCTGGCCACCTCCGGGACAGCGCCGGCCAACTGGCTGCCGGCCGTTATCGAGGCCAGCCAGTCCGGCGTACCTCTGCTCCTTATCTCGGCTGATCGCCCGCCGGAACTACAAGACTGTGGGGCCAATCAAACCGTCGTCCAGATCGGGCTTTTCGGCGCGCACGTCCGCGCCAGCCATGCGCTTGGCACTCCGCATGATGGATTTGATCCGGCTTACCTGCACCGCCTCGCGGCCCGCGCCTATGAGTTGGCGACCTGGCCCCACCCCGGCCCTGTCCATATCAACCAGCCGTTCCGCGAGCCACTGATGCCTTTGGCGGAGACTGCCGAAGCAGAAATTCCGGAATCCATCCGCGTCGCCCCCCCGACGTTACACCCGCCCCCAGAAGCTATTCGCGACTTCGCCGGCTACATCAGCGGACAGCCCGGCATCATCGTCTGCGGTGAAATGCCGGGACTTCGCGAAAACAGCAATGCCATTGCCGCCCTGGCCGAACGGCTCAACGCCCCGATCCTTGCCGAACCGCTGTCCGGACTGCGCTACGGTGATCATGATCGCTCGCATTTGTGCGTTCGTTACAACCACTGGCTGGCGGATCAGACCTTTGTGGAAAAGCAACAGCCAGAATGGGTGTTGCGCTTTGGCGCCTTCCCCGTCACCCGCAACCTGCAAAACTACGTGGGCGGAATTCGGCAGAACCATGCCGTAGTCGAACCATGGCCACGCTGGAATGATCCCGCGCATCGGCTGACCCATTTGTTCCGCGCCGAGCCGGCCGATGTCTGTATCGCCCTGCTGGCAGAATCGCTCGTCGCCGCCCCCGGTAGCTGGCGACAGGACTTTGCCGATCAGGATGCGGCGGCAGCGAAGGGGGCTGACGCTGGCCACATTGCTGCCATGCTCGAAGAAATCCCGGATGCCACGCCGTTCTTCATCGGCAATTCGCTGGCTATCCGCCAACTAGACAGCCTGTCCGGCAGCGGCGACAAAGCCATCCACTTTTACGGCAACCGCGGTGCCAGCGGCATCGACGGCAACATCTCGACAGCCATGGGGATTGCCGCATTTCATGGCAATGTCGTTGCCCTGCTCGGCGATCTGACCACCCAGCATGACCTTGGCGGACTAGCGCTGGCCCAGGGTCGAAATGCCGTGATTGTTGCGGTCAACAACGCCGGGGGCGGCATTTTCGATCACCTGCCCCAGCGCCATCTACCTGAATTCGAGCAAGGCTGGCGCACCCCGCAGCAAATCAATTTCGAACATGCGGCGCTGACTTTCGGTCTTGGCTTTGGCCGTGCCGACTCGATTGACGACTTCAGAAGGGTGCTGCGCGCGGCGCTCGCCGCCGGCGGCCCGCATCTGATCGAACTGCAGATGCCTTGA
- the queF gene encoding NADPH-dependent 7-cyano-7-deazaguanine reductase QueF (Catalyzes the NADPH-dependent reduction of 7-cyano-7-deazaguanine (preQ0) to 7-aminomethyl-7-deazaguanine (preQ1) in queuosine biosynthesis), which translates to MNSPINTADPSSASPLGKATEYQSHYAPELLYPIPRQLKRSELGIADGALPFVGEDLWNAYELSWLNPKGKPVVAVGTFSVPANSPNLIESKSFKLYLNSFNQSTFADVETVSQTLARDLSAAAGKPLRVGIEPLSDRPQAVIAIPEGTCLDDLDIACERYQPAPELLTTQAGEVVEETLFSHLLKSNCLVTGQPDWAMVVIRYRGRPIDRAGLLRYVVSFRNHNEFHEQCVERIFTDIQKHCAPEALAVHARYTRRGGLDINPFRSSGDCYGRPENIREIRQ; encoded by the coding sequence ATGAATTCGCCGATCAACACCGCCGACCCGAGCAGCGCCTCGCCCTTGGGCAAGGCCACCGAATACCAGAGCCACTACGCACCCGAGTTGCTCTACCCCATTCCGCGCCAGCTCAAGCGCAGCGAACTCGGCATTGCCGATGGCGCCCTGCCCTTTGTCGGCGAGGATTTGTGGAATGCCTATGAACTGTCATGGCTCAACCCGAAAGGCAAACCGGTCGTTGCCGTCGGCACCTTCAGCGTACCGGCCAACAGTCCGAACCTGATCGAATCCAAGTCCTTCAAGCTCTACCTGAATTCGTTCAACCAGAGCACTTTCGCCGATGTTGAAACCGTCTCGCAGACGCTAGCACGCGACCTCTCGGCTGCCGCCGGAAAGCCGCTCCGCGTCGGGATAGAACCACTTTCTGACCGCCCGCAAGCCGTGATCGCCATCCCGGAAGGCACCTGTCTCGACGATCTGGATATTGCCTGCGAGCGCTACCAGCCAGCACCGGAACTACTGACCACGCAAGCCGGCGAAGTCGTCGAAGAAACGCTGTTCTCCCACCTGCTCAAATCGAACTGTCTGGTCACCGGCCAGCCCGACTGGGCGATGGTCGTCATCCGCTACCGTGGCCGCCCCATCGACCGGGCTGGGCTGCTGCGCTACGTCGTCTCCTTCCGCAACCACAACGAATTCCACGAACAGTGCGTCGAGCGGATTTTCACCGACATCCAGAAGCATTGCGCGCCCGAGGCGCTGGCCGTCCACGCCCGCTACACCCGCCGCGGCGGCCTCGACATCAATCCCTTCCGCAGCAGCGGCGATTGCTACGGTCGACCGGAAAATATCCGCGAAATCCGCCAGTAA
- a CDS encoding Hpt domain-containing protein, protein MSESSSNRKGGDFCNLEYLLVNLGRNQAAAERLIHIFLENAPTLCRRLENAAAQGDLPALRDVLHDIRSSCVLFSGNRCLDQARDIEQLVREHLLETPIGTSVPDWPSMSAPLVLCIQCMEAELAGFLVEREG, encoded by the coding sequence ATGTCTGAGAGCAGCAGCAATCGTAAGGGTGGCGACTTCTGCAATCTGGAGTATTTGCTGGTAAATCTGGGACGAAACCAGGCCGCCGCAGAACGGCTCATTCACATTTTTCTTGAAAATGCCCCGACGCTATGTCGGCGATTGGAAAATGCAGCAGCACAGGGCGATTTGCCGGCCCTGAGAGACGTACTGCATGACATTCGGAGTAGTTGTGTCCTCTTCTCCGGAAACCGATGTCTCGATCAGGCTCGCGACATCGAACAACTTGTCCGCGAACATCTTCTCGAAACCCCGATTGGTACGTCAGTACCCGACTGGCCTTCGATGTCGGCTCCTTTGGTCCTCTGCATACAGTGCATGGAAGCCG
- a CDS encoding FKBP-type peptidyl-prolyl cis-trans isomerase, with protein sequence MNTQVAKNSVITLDYHVTDPDGEVVDEGREPLIYLHGGYDDIFPLIEEALQGKKIGESVKVKLQPDEAFGEYDAEMVQIEPRKDFPKELEVGMQFEGGPEEGGEDDFVIYRVTEIADDKVVLDGNHPLAGMALIFTCTVTAIRPASAEEIEHGHVHGGDDDEEGCH encoded by the coding sequence ATGAACACGCAGGTTGCCAAGAATTCCGTCATTACTCTCGATTACCACGTTACCGATCCCGATGGCGAAGTGGTCGATGAAGGCCGCGAGCCGCTGATTTACCTGCATGGTGGTTACGACGATATTTTTCCGCTGATCGAGGAAGCCCTGCAGGGCAAGAAGATCGGTGAGTCGGTCAAGGTAAAGCTACAGCCGGACGAGGCGTTTGGTGAATACGATGCCGAGATGGTTCAGATCGAGCCGCGCAAGGATTTCCCGAAGGAACTTGAGGTTGGCATGCAGTTCGAAGGCGGCCCGGAAGAGGGCGGCGAGGATGATTTCGTGATCTATCGCGTTACTGAAATTGCCGACGACAAGGTTGTTCTCGACGGCAATCACCCGCTAGCCGGCATGGCCCTGATTTTTACCTGCACCGTGACGGCGATTCGCCCGGCCAGTGCCGAAGAAATCGAACACGGCCATGTGCATGGCGGCGATGATGACGAGGAAGGCTGCCACTAA
- a CDS encoding metallophosphoesterase: MKWGLLLIGAMAQAHADVWRFAVIGDTPYSDYERAELPKMLEAIANSQVEFVAHIGDIKSGKDRCDDSLFADRHSLFNASRVPFVFVPGDNEWSDCDRVSNGSYHQHERLNKLRSLFWRDSLSLGQKKLTLERQPGNYPEHARFGLGPVLFVTLNVPGGNNNWGMTSQPSPEFLARNPVALAWLKENFTLARRKKLAGIVLLFQANPEFKHFNQGFGHNGYRDFLELLRDETLQFTGQVVAVHGDSHISRIDHPLRDKQGSPIINFTRVETHGYPMMGWTRGIIDSESPTLFRFETHPWPTRRD; the protein is encoded by the coding sequence TTGAAATGGGGTCTGCTGTTGATCGGCGCAATGGCCCAGGCCCATGCCGATGTCTGGCGTTTTGCCGTGATCGGCGACACGCCCTATTCCGACTACGAACGGGCCGAATTGCCCAAAATGCTCGAGGCCATTGCCAACAGTCAGGTCGAATTCGTCGCCCATATCGGCGATATCAAGTCAGGCAAGGATCGCTGCGACGACAGCCTTTTTGCTGATCGCCATAGCCTCTTCAACGCCTCCCGCGTGCCCTTCGTCTTTGTTCCGGGCGACAACGAATGGTCGGACTGTGATCGCGTGTCGAATGGCAGCTACCATCAGCACGAACGTCTTAACAAGCTGCGCAGCCTGTTCTGGCGTGATTCGCTATCGCTCGGCCAGAAAAAACTGACGCTTGAGCGCCAACCTGGAAACTATCCCGAACACGCCCGCTTCGGGCTCGGGCCAGTGCTTTTCGTCACGCTCAACGTGCCGGGCGGCAACAACAATTGGGGAATGACCAGCCAGCCCAGCCCGGAATTCCTCGCCCGCAACCCGGTTGCCCTCGCCTGGCTCAAGGAAAACTTCACCCTCGCCCGCCGCAAAAAACTGGCCGGCATCGTCTTGCTCTTCCAGGCCAACCCAGAATTCAAGCATTTCAATCAGGGCTTTGGCCACAATGGCTACCGCGATTTTCTGGAATTGCTGCGCGACGAAACGTTGCAATTCACCGGCCAGGTCGTCGCCGTCCATGGCGACTCCCATATCAGCCGCATCGATCATCCACTACGCGACAAACAGGGGAGTCCGATAATTAACTTTACACGCGTCGAAACCCACGGCTATCCGATGATGGGCTGGACACGCGGCATCATCGATAGTGAATCCCCCACCCTATTCCGGTTCGAAACTCATCCTTGGCCTACAAGACGCGATTGA
- a CDS encoding VanZ family protein translates to MPLHTHRTIATIRSNSDGTKVARWAWLIYATFVVYGSLIPFDFHPLPFDQAWAAFRHTPFLTLGVESRADWIANGVLYLPLGFLGVRALDGGTRFLPTLASLAFAGMLAFTVEFAQLSFPPRTVSQNDLLAECLGSLVGVVAARGMGPWLARWWQAWRTDSANIARLAWQAYALGYLLFCFFPFDFLVSRQEFLNKLDSGNWGWVFALPEASFTSWLRTLLLLVVEAALTIPIGVGLGAGLKSQQALRRGIFGGAMIGFLFEIGQIFIASGVSQGASLLSRAAGAGLGAWLGAGWRKGSLDILRCWLSQHMGWLLLAYLVLLGFASGWGSHAWLGWGHALRSWDELRFLPFYYHYFTTEAAALVSLGSVVVIYAPLAIIAWASMAGAAGTAVLAAMVALVLETGKLFMDGIHPDPTNVLLAGTSVWLLMNGINLWERQQRRVERTADVPPEHGDRAAPLDTATSSAVESIPKTSFSLPDKPWLIVLLMAIAWMGAGWPAYSWFVLGVVAAAAAATWWRPASLLVILPAAMPVFDFAPWSGRFFLDEFDLLCAACLAVGFARERPQIFRKRLSGRALVFLAMMLSLAIGALKAWGGSFSLDMNSFSSYLSPFNGMRIFKGVVWAWLFVAMYRSLVGRQPTVGRLLHLGFAVGLALTILVVLWERMAMVGLFDFTTDYRVTGPFSVMNKGGAYIECFLAVASAFVIIELATCRHRLLFWGVSALLVLAGYAILVTYSRNGFAALAGALLIGILTAWQTRRRSPGAMLPALLTIGMVTVAGGMALSGGYASERLGASEHDFETRLAHWRSALDLRDDGVATTLLGVGLGRFPESHFWGSRTEQRAAAFRIEPGGGNAFLRLAPGAPIYIEQIISPPPGKELDLSINVRSAGAPPKLAVTLCRKTLLTADECEQVEVTGIKAPGYWQNQYATIPPLPEPANGLAALVPVKISLVTPANGQAIDIDNISLRLPGTDHYLTRNGAFEKGMDHWFFATDIDPPWHIHSLPVALLFDLGWLGLAAALALMSVAVAGGFKALRYGQVEGIAAFAGLLAFLVSGSLNTLIDEPRFLWLWLVLAWVCGWQGARAKSVDTKSAA, encoded by the coding sequence GTGCCGCTGCATACGCACCGAACCATCGCGACTATAAGGTCAAATTCCGATGGAACAAAGGTCGCAAGGTGGGCATGGCTCATTTATGCGACCTTCGTCGTTTATGGCAGTCTTATCCCCTTCGACTTTCACCCGCTTCCGTTTGACCAGGCTTGGGCGGCTTTCCGGCATACCCCCTTCCTGACACTCGGGGTCGAATCTCGCGCCGACTGGATTGCCAATGGTGTCCTTTACCTTCCACTGGGTTTCCTCGGCGTCCGGGCCTTGGATGGTGGAACACGCTTCCTGCCCACGCTTGCATCCCTGGCGTTCGCCGGCATGCTGGCCTTTACTGTCGAGTTTGCGCAGCTAAGTTTTCCGCCGCGGACCGTATCCCAGAACGATTTGCTGGCCGAGTGCCTCGGCAGCCTCGTCGGGGTTGTCGCTGCTCGTGGTATGGGGCCATGGCTGGCCCGCTGGTGGCAGGCCTGGAGGACTGATTCAGCCAATATCGCCCGCCTGGCCTGGCAGGCTTATGCTCTTGGCTACTTGTTGTTCTGCTTTTTTCCCTTCGATTTTCTGGTTTCTCGCCAGGAGTTCCTGAACAAGCTGGACTCTGGCAACTGGGGCTGGGTGTTCGCTCTGCCCGAGGCTTCATTCACGTCGTGGCTGCGCACGCTTCTTCTTCTGGTAGTCGAAGCTGCGTTGACGATTCCTATCGGTGTTGGCCTCGGTGCAGGGCTAAAGTCGCAGCAGGCGCTTCGACGGGGTATCTTCGGTGGCGCCATGATCGGATTTTTGTTTGAGATCGGTCAGATTTTCATCGCCAGCGGGGTTAGCCAAGGGGCGTCGCTGCTCAGCCGAGCGGCCGGTGCCGGGCTGGGGGCGTGGCTGGGTGCCGGATGGCGAAAGGGCAGCCTCGATATCCTGCGCTGCTGGCTAAGCCAGCACATGGGCTGGTTGTTGCTGGCCTACCTTGTCCTGCTTGGCTTCGCCTCCGGTTGGGGCAGCCACGCTTGGCTGGGCTGGGGGCACGCTTTGCGGTCCTGGGACGAATTGAGGTTTCTGCCATTCTACTATCACTACTTCACCACCGAGGCGGCTGCCTTGGTTAGCCTCGGTAGCGTAGTGGTGATCTACGCACCGCTGGCGATCATTGCGTGGGCGAGCATGGCTGGAGCGGCAGGCACCGCCGTATTGGCGGCAATGGTCGCGCTGGTGTTGGAGACTGGAAAACTGTTCATGGACGGGATACATCCTGATCCGACCAATGTCCTGCTGGCTGGTACATCAGTCTGGTTGCTGATGAACGGCATCAACCTTTGGGAGCGGCAGCAACGACGAGTAGAACGCACTGCTGATGTTCCGCCTGAACATGGTGATCGGGCGGCTCCTCTTGATACAGCAACCTCTTCCGCAGTTGAGTCGATACCAAAGACAAGTTTCAGCCTGCCTGACAAGCCATGGCTGATAGTTCTCCTTATGGCCATCGCCTGGATGGGGGCCGGTTGGCCGGCCTATTCCTGGTTTGTGCTGGGTGTGGTGGCTGCAGCCGCGGCAGCAACCTGGTGGCGGCCGGCTAGCTTGCTGGTGATATTGCCGGCGGCTATGCCGGTTTTCGATTTCGCCCCGTGGTCCGGTCGTTTCTTCCTTGATGAATTTGATCTCCTTTGCGCAGCCTGTCTGGCCGTCGGATTCGCGCGCGAGCGACCGCAAATTTTCCGCAAGCGATTGAGCGGGCGGGCGCTGGTCTTCCTCGCCATGATGCTCAGTTTGGCCATCGGTGCGTTAAAGGCCTGGGGAGGCAGCTTTTCCCTCGATATGAACAGCTTCTCCAGCTACCTCAGCCCGTTCAACGGTATGCGTATCTTCAAGGGGGTGGTATGGGCTTGGCTGTTTGTCGCCATGTATCGGTCGCTGGTTGGTCGTCAGCCCACCGTCGGCCGCCTCTTGCATCTGGGCTTTGCGGTTGGCTTGGCGCTGACCATCCTGGTCGTGCTTTGGGAGCGCATGGCGATGGTTGGTTTGTTCGACTTCACGACCGACTACCGGGTAACCGGCCCCTTCTCTGTAATGAACAAGGGCGGTGCCTACATTGAGTGTTTCCTGGCGGTGGCTAGCGCCTTCGTCATCATCGAACTCGCCACCTGTCGCCACCGGCTGCTGTTTTGGGGCGTATCAGCACTACTCGTGCTGGCCGGCTACGCGATTCTTGTTACTTATTCGCGCAACGGCTTTGCTGCATTGGCCGGTGCGCTGTTGATCGGTATTCTCACCGCCTGGCAAACGCGACGCCGCTCGCCTGGTGCGATGCTTCCGGCTCTGTTGACGATCGGCATGGTCACGGTCGCTGGCGGCATGGCGCTGAGCGGTGGCTACGCCAGCGAGCGCCTGGGCGCGTCCGAGCACGATTTTGAAACTCGTCTCGCCCATTGGCGCTCCGCGCTTGACCTGCGAGACGACGGCGTCGCCACCACCTTGCTGGGAGTAGGTCTCGGCCGTTTTCCGGAAAGCCATTTCTGGGGGAGCCGTACCGAACAGCGCGCCGCCGCCTTCCGTATCGAACCCGGTGGTGGGAATGCTTTCCTGCGGCTTGCTCCTGGAGCTCCCATCTATATCGAACAGATCATTTCTCCTCCGCCAGGCAAGGAACTGGATCTGTCCATCAATGTGCGGAGTGCCGGTGCGCCCCCAAAGCTAGCGGTGACCCTTTGCCGGAAAACCTTGCTCACGGCCGACGAATGTGAGCAGGTTGAAGTGACCGGCATCAAGGCTCCCGGGTACTGGCAGAACCAGTACGCCACCATACCGCCGCTACCCGAGCCAGCAAACGGGCTGGCAGCACTGGTGCCGGTCAAGATATCCTTGGTCACGCCTGCCAATGGTCAGGCCATCGACATCGATAACATCAGCTTGCGTCTTCCTGGTACGGATCACTACTTGACTCGCAATGGCGCCTTCGAGAAGGGCATGGACCACTGGTTCTTCGCTACAGACATTGACCCGCCGTGGCATATTCACAGCCTGCCGGTGGCTCTGCTGTTCGATCTCGGCTGGCTCGGACTTGCCGCCGCATTGGCTTTGATGAGCGTTGCAGTGGCCGGTGGATTCAAGGCCCTGCGCTACGGCCAAGTTGAAGGCATTGCTGCCTTTGCCGGCCTGTTGGCTTTTCTTGTTTCGGGGAGCCTCAACACCCTGATCGACGAACCGCGTTTTCTGTGGCTGTGGCTAGTGCTTGCCTGGGTTTGCGGCTGGCAGGGCGCGCGCGCAAAGTCCGTCGATACCAAATCTGCCGCCTGA
- a CDS encoding peroxiredoxin yields MLLKVGEKAPSFSLPDADMETIDLAKYQGQKHIVIFFYPKDGTPCCTKEVTDFSDHEDEFLRQDCVLFGVSRDDCMRHAEFRDKEGIGIELLSDEEGAVCKQYGVWQAKEVDGHKKFGVCRSTFIIDRRGIIRHALYNVNYKGHALEVLRLVKELNS; encoded by the coding sequence ATGCTGCTCAAGGTTGGCGAAAAGGCTCCATCATTCTCGTTGCCGGATGCCGATATGGAGACTATCGATCTGGCGAAATATCAGGGGCAGAAACACATCGTTATATTCTTCTACCCGAAGGATGGAACCCCCTGTTGCACCAAGGAAGTTACGGATTTTTCGGATCACGAGGACGAATTTCTCCGTCAGGATTGCGTGCTATTCGGCGTCAGTCGCGACGACTGCATGAGGCATGCCGAATTTCGCGACAAGGAAGGTATCGGCATCGAACTGCTGTCGGATGAGGAAGGTGCCGTCTGCAAGCAATACGGTGTCTGGCAGGCCAAGGAAGTGGATGGCCACAAGAAATTCGGCGTTTGCCGCTCCACCTTTATTATCGATCGCCGCGGTATCATTCGCCACGCGCTTTACAACGTCAATTACAAGGGCCACGCACTGGAAGTGCTGCGCCTGGTCAAGGAACTAAATTCATGA